The window AACCTCACCGGTGTCGACGTCGACATCCCCCTGGGCATCCTCACGGTCGTCACAGGAGTCGCGGGTTCGGGGAAGTCCTCGCTCATCCACGGCAACGTCCCGGCGTTCGACGATGTGGTCGTGGTCGACCAGTCGCCGATCAAGGGGTCGCGCCGCTCGAGCCCGGCGACCTACACCGGCATCCTCGACACCGTCCGCACCGCGTTCGCAAAGGCGAACGGGGTCAAGGCGTCGCTGTTCAGCGCCAACTCGGCGGGGGCGTGCCCGGTCTGCAAGGGCCTCGGCGTGATCATCACGACCCTCGGCTACACGCAGAGCGTCGAGACGCTCTGCGAGGTGTGCGACGGAACGGGATTCAGCGCCGAGGTGCGCGAGTACCTCCTCAACGGCAAGAACATCGCCGAGGTGCTGGCGATGTCGGCCGCCGAGGCGGCGGACTTCTTCCCGAGCGGCCCCGCGCACACCACGCTGGCGCGCCTCATCGACGTCGGGCTCGGGTACATCACGCTCGGGCAGGCGCTGAACACCCTCTCGGGCGGCGAGCGGCAGCGCCTGAAGCTGGCGATCTCGATGGCGAAGAAGGGCGCGATCTACGTCCTCGACGAACCGACGACGGGCCTGCATCTGGCCGATGTCGACAACCTGCTGCGCCTGCTCGACCGACTCGTCGACGCCGGAAACAGCGTCATCGTCATCGAGCACCACCAGGCCGTGATGGCGCACGCCGATTGGATCATCGACCTGGGCCCCGGCGCCGGCCACGACGGTGGGCGCATCGTCTTCGAGGGCACACCGGCCGACCTCGTCGCCACCGGCGACACGCTCACCGCGCGGCACCTGCGCACCTACGTCGGCGGTTGACCGCCCGGTCGCATGTCGGTCGCGCGGGCCACGGATCGCCCGGTGCGCGCCGATCCGCTCGCGCGACCACGCCGCCCGCGCCTCGCCTCGCGCGATCCGTCAGAAAGTGCTGCCCAGGATGCGGCGGGGCAGCGTTTTGTGACGGGTCGGCACCGGGCGCGAGGCGCGCGCCTCAGCCGAGCTGCGAGTGCTCGCCGAGACGGTGCCAGGTGCGGTTGTGGTAGACCAGCGCGTCGGCGGGCTCGCCCGGCTCGACATCGCGGGTGATCTGGTGCTGCAGCGCCTGCGCGGCGATGACGGTCGACGCGCCGGCATCCATCCGATTGATGATCGCGCAGCGCAGCCACGCCCGCGCACCCGGGAAGACAGGCTCCCCCGTGGGGAGCCGCGCCCACAGCGACGTGTCGGCGAAGCGGTCGATGCCGCTCGTCGCGGCGAGCTTGGCGAGTTCGAGGTCGTGCGCGTCGAGCAGGTGCACGACGACGGTGTCGGCCGCCGCGATCGTCGGGGCCGCCGACGAGATCGACGACAGCGAGAAGATCAGCAGCGGCGGCTCAGCGCTGACCGAGGACACCGAGGTGGCCGTCAGCGCGACCGGCCCGTCGCCGGCGTCGGCGGTGATGACGGCGACGCCGCCCGGGTGCCCGCGGAAGACGGTCTTGAACTCCTCGGCGCTGAGCGAGGCGGTCGGGAACGACGCGGGGTGGGTGCCAGCGGCGGAACGAGTCATGGGCGGCAGGCTAGCCCGCGACAGATCGTTCGCCGTCATCGCGTTTCGTGATGTTTCAGAGCTGGGCACGACAGAGAAAACCCCGCGGGCGTCCGAACGATTCCCACCGGGTCACCGGCCGGCGTCGTAGAGGTGCCTGGCGCCGTGACTGAGCACCTTCACGACGACCCCGCGGCGTCGGAGGGCCGCGACGGTCCGCGTCTCCTCCTCGATGTCGCGGCCGAGCGCGTGGACGTTGGCGACGACGAGGACGTCGCCCGGGCGGAGGGTGCCGAACAGGCGCACCAGCCGCTCCTCCCAGGTCTCCAACGTCTCGGGCGCGGGGTGGCGGAATCCCTCGATCGGCACGCCGAAACGGGTGAGCAGGTCGCGCTGCTCGACCACCGAGGGCATGTCGTCGCGCGAGATGACGAGGCCCACGAGCCGCGCACCCGAGGGCCGCGCGGCCCACCAGTCGCGATCGCGCTGCAGCTCGGTGAAGCATTTGGGGCAGTCGGCGGCGTCGTGCGCGAGCGGCACGGGGCTCGTCTCCATCGCCTCGCCGCCGAATCCTGCACTCATGACACCCATTCTCACCCGGGATGACGCGAGCCGCGACCTTTGTCGCGAGTGGGTCAGTCCTCTCCGTCGAGTCGGAGTTCGAGGCTCAGCTCGTCGGCGTCGAGCTCGGCGAGCGCGTGCCGGAGGACGGCCGTGCTGTAGGCCCCGCCGGACGACAGCTCGGTGAGCCGCCGACGCATCGCGCGGATGAGCACGAGGCGCAGCTCGAGGGCGTCGCGGAAGATCGCGGTGGTGTCGTCGTCGGGCGGACGGGTGTAGCGATCGCCGACACGGGCGACGAGCTCGGGCGGGAAGCTCTCGCCGTCCCGCCGGGCGAGGTCTTCGTCAGCGAGGGCGGCCACCGCGGCATCCCGCAGCTCCTGGTCCAGCCGCAAGCGCTCCTCACGGCCGACGGTCTCATCGCCCTCGCCGTCGAGGCCGAGCGCCCGGACAATCCAGGGGAGCGTCGAGCCCTGCAGCAGGAGGCTGCCGACCGCGACGAGGAAGGCGACGAAGACGAGCAGGTCGCGCGAGGGGGTCTCGGCTGGGAGGGTCTGTGCCGCCGCGAGCGTCACCACCCCTCGCATGCCCGCCCACACCATGATCGTGCCGTGCCGCCACCCGAGCGGGGTCGTGCGGTGGTATTCGAGGTCTTCGATGAAGCGCAGCACGCGCGGCCGCGCACGCGCGGGCACCCGGTCGGGCCAGGTGCGAACTCGGGGAAGATGCGTCGCCGCACGCCGGGCGCGACGCGACTCACCCCACACAAGGACCGAAACGAACACCACGCGCGCGGCGAGGATGATGAGGAGGGCCGTCGCTGCGAGGAAGACGGCCCGCTCCAGACCGCCGCCTCCGTCGGCGGACACCGAGTCCCAGAGGTCCTTCACCTCGAGTCCCATGACGAGGAACACGGCACCCTCGAGGACGAGTTCGACGGTGCGCCAGTTCAACTCGTCCGAGAGGCGCTGCTCGGGAGTGAAGCGGCGCGCCGCGCCCTGCCCGGTGACGATCCCGGCGACGACCGCGGCGACGAGGCCCGAGCCGCCGAGAGCTTCGGTGGGAAGGTATGCCACGAACGGCACGACGAACCCGATCGCGGTGTTTGCCGCGGGATTGCGCACGAGCGCACGCACGCGCAGATTGACGTACCCGATGACCGCGCCGACGACGATCGCCACGACGACGCCCCAGAGGAACGCCCCGACGATTCCACCCTCCGGCACCGATCCGGTGACCGCGGCCGCCACCATCGTGCGGAGGATCACCAGTGAGGTGGCGTCGTTGAGCAGGCTCTCGCCATCGAGCCACGTCGTGACCCGCCGCGAGATGCCGAGCCGCTTCGCGATGGACGTCGCAACCGCGTCGGTGGGGCTGAGGATCGCGCCGAGCGCGATCGCGAGATACAGATCGAGCCCCGGGATGACGGCGTGGAAGAAGAAGCCGAGCGCGACGGCGCTGACGAGCACGAGCAGCACGGCCAGACCCGAGATGGGTCGCACGTCGCGGCGGAATTCGATCGCGGGAAGCGACACCGCCGCCGAATACAGCAGAGGCGGCAGGACGCCCACCAGGATGACCTCGGGGTCGAGCTCGAACGGCGGCACGAACGGCAGCAGGCTGACGCCGAGCCCGAGAAGCACGAGCAGGAGCGGGCCGGCGAGCCGCAGGCGCGGACCGAGCGCGGTTGCGCCGGCGATGACGAGCACCGTCACCGTTCCGATGACGATGACCTCCGTCATGGCAGGATGCCCAGGCTCCGCACGGCCTCGCGCTCGGCGACGAGCTCGTCCACCGAGGCGTCGATGAGCCGTCGCGACCGCTCGTCGACGCCGAGATCGGAGACGACCCGGTACCCCGACCCGTCGGAGGTGACCGGGAACGAGCAGATGAGGCCCTCGGGCACGCCGTACTCCCCGTGCGAGACGACGGCCGCCGAGGTGCGGAATCCGCCCAGCACATCGCTGCGGACGTGCTCGACGGTCGCATGCGCCGCCGACGCGATCGACGACGACCCGCGCACCTCGATGATCTCGGCGCCGCGGCGCGCCACGCGGGGGACGAACTCGGCGTCGAGCCAGGCGATGGCCGCATCCACACCCCCTCGTCGCTCGGCGAGGGCGTCGATCAGCGGGCGTCCGGCGACGGTGGCGTGCGAGACGTCGGGGTACTGCGTGGCCGAGTGGTTCCCCCACACGATGACGCCGTCGATGTCGCGCGGATTCGCACCGAGAGCGGCGGCGAGCTGGCCGACGGCGCGATTGTGATCCAGGCGGGTGAGGGCGGTGAAGCGTTCGGGAGGGATGTCGGGGGCCGACGACTGCGCGATGAGGGCGTTGGTGTTCGCGGGGTTCCCCACGGTCACCACCCGCACGGCGTCGTCGGCGACGTCGCCCAGCGCCGCGCCCTGGGGGCCGAAGATCCCGGCGTTCGCAGCGAGGAGCTCGGCCCGCTCCATGCCCGGCCCGCGCGGCCGGGCACCGACGAGCAGGGCGATCTCGCATCCGTCGAACGCTGTGCGCGGGTCATCCGAGATCTCCACGTCCGAGAGCAGCGGGAAGGCGCAGTCCTGAAGTTCGAGCGCCGCCCCCTCGGCGGCCCGCATGCCGGCGGGGATCTCCAGCAGGCGCAGCCGCACCGGTCGCTCCGGACCGAGCATTTCGCCCGCAGCGATGCGGAAGAGCAGGGCGTACCCGATCTGCCCTCCGGCGCCGGTGAGGGTGATCGTCGTCGCGCGCATGGCTCCGAGCATAGGCCCGGGCGCCGTCGTCCCGTGAGGAGGCGGCGCGGGGCGGTACCGTGTGCAGATGACGTTCAATCAGAACGCACAGGTCGGCGGGAACACGGCGCGACGACGCGGCGGAGGGCTCGTTCTCGCCGGTGGGGGCGTAGCCGGTATCGGGGCGATCGCCGTGCTGCTGCTCAACCTCTTCACCGGCGGGGACTTCTCCGGACTCCTCGGCGAGGGAGTGCCCGGTGTCTCCGACGGCGGGGGCAGCGAGATCGCCTCCTGCGAGACGGGTGCAGACGCAAACCGCAACGACGAGTGCCGCCTCGCGGCCGGCTCACTGGTGCTGGATCAGTACTGGGCCGACCAGGTCGAGGGCTACCGTCAGCCGCAGCTGATCATCGTCGATCAGTCCACCTCGTCGGCGTGCGGCACCGCGTCCAACGCGACGGGGCCGTTCTACTGTCCTCCGGAGGAGACGGTGTACATCGACCCCACCTTCTTCGGGCTGCTGCGCGAGCGGTTCGGCGCGAGCGCGGGCGAGCTCGCGCAGCTCTACGTGCTCGCCCACGAATACGGTCACCACGTGCAGAACATCACCGGCATCACCCACCAGAACCCCGACAACGGCACCGGTCCCGACAGCAACGGCGTGCGGATCGAGCTGCAGGCGGACTGCTTCGCCGGGGCGTGGGTCGCGGCGATGACCGAACAGGTCGATCAGAACGGCGTGCCGTTCTTCGAGGCGCCGACCGGCACCCAGATCACCGATGCGCTGAACGCCGCCGCGACCGTCGGCGACGACCACATCCAGCGGGAGGCCGGGGCGCCGGTCAATCCCGAGAGCTGGACGCACGGCTCCAGCGAGCAGCGGCAGCGCTGGTTCGCCACGGGCTACGACGGCGGCGTGAACGCCTGCGATACCTTCGCGGTCTCGGGGAGCCGGCTGTGAGCGGCGGGCCGGCGCACCTCGACGGCATCCTCTATCCGCCGATCGAGCCGTACGCGACGGGCCAGCTCATCGTCGGCGACGGCAACCGCGTGTACTGGGAGGAGAGCGGGAACCCCGACGGCAAGCCGGTGGTGTTCCTCCACGGCGGGCCGGGCGCGGGCACGTCGCCCTGGCACCGCCGGTTCTTCGACCCCGAGCGCTACCGCATCGTGCTGTTCGATCAGCGCGGGTGCGGGCGGAGCACCCCGCACGCGTCGGCGCCCGACGCCGACCTGCGGTTCAACACCACCTGGCACCTCGTCGCCGACATCGAGCTGCTGCGCCGCAACCTCGGCATCGCCCGCTGGCAGGTCTTCGGCGGATCGTGGGGGAGCGCGCTAGCCCTGGCGTACGCCGAGACGCACCCCGAGAGAGTCACCGAGGTCGTCCTGCGCGGCGTGTTCACGCTGCGTCCGCACGAGCTGGAATGGTTCTACGAGGGCGGGGCGGCGGCGATCTTCCCCGACCTGTGGGAGGACTACCTCGCGCCGATCCCCGTGCTCGAGCGCTCCCGCATGATCGAGGCATACTGCCGGCGTCTCGCCGACCCCGACCCGGCCGTCCACGTGCAGGCGGCGAAGGCATGGACCCGCTGGGAGGCGGCGACCCTCACCCTCACGCCTGACGCCGACCTCGTCAGCACGATGACCGACGACGTCGCGGCGACCGCCTTCGCCCGCATCGAGAACCACTTCTTCATGCATGGCGGGTGGTTCACCGACGAGCAGCTGATCCGAGGGGCCACGGCGCTCCGCGACATCCCCGGGGTGATCGTGCAGGGCCGGTACGACGTCTGCACGCCGGTGATGACGGCCTGGGATCTCCACCGGGCCTGGCCGGAGGCCGAGCTCGTGATCGTCGACGACGCCGGGCACGCCGCCTCGGAGCCGGGGATCGCCGCCGCGCTGCGCGCGGCGACCGACCGGTTCGCGAGGGGCGACGTGCCCGGGCCGGACGACGTCACGGCGTGAGCCTCAGGGGGTGAAGGGCACGCTCCCCGCGCTGCAGTACGACCCCGGCGAGTGCACGACGTGGGCGATGCGCAATTCGGCGTCGTCGTCCCCGCTCACGGCGGGGGCGAGTTCGGGAGAGATCCGCCAGTCGAACGCCTCGGCGTCCGGGTTCTGCCGCGCGTGCTCGCGCAGTCCCAGGGGGACCAGTCGCAGTCGCCGGTCGACCCATTCGGCGTCCCACGGCCCTTCGCTGAGGATCTGCTCGGCCGCACGGAACTCGTAGTAGATGGTCCGGCGCAGGCGGTTGCCGGTCACGGCCTCGGATCCGTGGACGATCATGACGTCGTGGACGAGCACGTCGCCGGGGTTCAGCTCGACCTGGATGACCCCGGGCGCGTCCCAGCCGTACTCCTCCCGGAGCTGGCAGACGTCGACCGGCGCCCGGTGCGAGCCCGGCGCCACCCGCAGCGCTCCCTCGCCGGCCCGCGAGGCGTCGAGGTAGACGTCGATGTTGAAGATGCGGTGCGTCCGGGGGTGCACCGCGTCCTGGTGCCAGTCGATGGCGGCGCCGTCGCCGGCGTCCTTGAAGACCAGCGACTCGTAGGTCGGCACGAAGTTCTCGCCCGCGAGGCTCTCGGCGATGCCGAGCACCGCGGGGCTGCCGAGCAGCTCGAGGGAGGCGGACTGGCCCTTGTTGTGGAGGTAGTCCACACGGAACATCCGCTTCTGCCCGCCCCGGTTCGCCCAGGCGTAGTCGCCCGCGTCGGGGTGGTCGGGGCCCAGGGCGCGGCCCTGTGCCATCCAGGTATCGGATGCCGCGCGAAGACGCTCCAGCAGAGGAGCGGGGATCCGGTCGCGCAGGACCAGGTAACCGTGGGCGTCGAAGAAGGCGATCTCTTCGGCGGTCAGGTGCCACGAACGCGTCGGCGCGGCGGTGGTGAGAGTCGAGGTGTCGGTCATGGGAATGACGGTACGCAGGAGTTCACCGCACAACTTCCCGAGATCGATGGCAGAATTCCGGGATCATGAGGATGTCGGAGGATCGGCCGGAGTGGTTCGGATTGGCCTCGTTCCGCGGGGCCGTCCCGGCGATGTTCGCCGCCCACCGCCATGACGACCTGGAGGTCAACGCGTCACCCTCTCCGCTTGTCTATCTCGTCGACGGGCGGGAGACGATGATCCCGGCGGGAAGTCTCGGGGTGTTCTGGGCTGCCCGGCCCCATCGGCTCGTGACCCCCGTGGACGAGGTGAGCTGGCTCA of the Microbacterium invictum genome contains:
- a CDS encoding flavin reductase family protein; the encoded protein is MTRSAAGTHPASFPTASLSAEEFKTVFRGHPGGVAVITADAGDGPVALTATSVSSVSAEPPLLIFSLSSISSAAPTIAAADTVVVHLLDAHDLELAKLAATSGIDRFADTSLWARLPTGEPVFPGARAWLRCAIINRMDAGASTVIAAQALQHQITRDVEPGEPADALVYHNRTWHRLGEHSQLG
- a CDS encoding recombinase family protein, whose protein sequence is MSAGFGGEAMETSPVPLAHDAADCPKCFTELQRDRDWWAARPSGARLVGLVISRDDMPSVVEQRDLLTRFGVPIEGFRHPAPETLETWEERLVRLFGTLRPGDVLVVANVHALGRDIEEETRTVAALRRRGVVVKVLSHGARHLYDAGR
- a CDS encoding cation:proton antiporter encodes the protein MTEVIVIGTVTVLVIAGATALGPRLRLAGPLLLVLLGLGVSLLPFVPPFELDPEVILVGVLPPLLYSAAVSLPAIEFRRDVRPISGLAVLLVLVSAVALGFFFHAVIPGLDLYLAIALGAILSPTDAVATSIAKRLGISRRVTTWLDGESLLNDATSLVILRTMVAAAVTGSVPEGGIVGAFLWGVVVAIVVGAVIGYVNLRVRALVRNPAANTAIGFVVPFVAYLPTEALGGSGLVAAVVAGIVTGQGAARRFTPEQRLSDELNWRTVELVLEGAVFLVMGLEVKDLWDSVSADGGGGLERAVFLAATALLIILAARVVFVSVLVWGESRRARRAATHLPRVRTWPDRVPARARPRVLRFIEDLEYHRTTPLGWRHGTIMVWAGMRGVVTLAAAQTLPAETPSRDLLVFVAFLVAVGSLLLQGSTLPWIVRALGLDGEGDETVGREERLRLDQELRDAAVAALADEDLARRDGESFPPELVARVGDRYTRPPDDDTTAIFRDALELRLVLIRAMRRRLTELSSGGAYSTAVLRHALAELDADELSLELRLDGED
- a CDS encoding malate dehydrogenase codes for the protein MRATTITLTGAGGQIGYALLFRIAAGEMLGPERPVRLRLLEIPAGMRAAEGAALELQDCAFPLLSDVEISDDPRTAFDGCEIALLVGARPRGPGMERAELLAANAGIFGPQGAALGDVADDAVRVVTVGNPANTNALIAQSSAPDIPPERFTALTRLDHNRAVGQLAAALGANPRDIDGVIVWGNHSATQYPDVSHATVAGRPLIDALAERRGGVDAAIAWLDAEFVPRVARRGAEIIEVRGSSSIASAAHATVEHVRSDVLGGFRTSAAVVSHGEYGVPEGLICSFPVTSDGSGYRVVSDLGVDERSRRLIDASVDELVAEREAVRSLGILP
- a CDS encoding neutral zinc metallopeptidase, whose amino-acid sequence is MTFNQNAQVGGNTARRRGGGLVLAGGGVAGIGAIAVLLLNLFTGGDFSGLLGEGVPGVSDGGGSEIASCETGADANRNDECRLAAGSLVLDQYWADQVEGYRQPQLIIVDQSTSSACGTASNATGPFYCPPEETVYIDPTFFGLLRERFGASAGELAQLYVLAHEYGHHVQNITGITHQNPDNGTGPDSNGVRIELQADCFAGAWVAAMTEQVDQNGVPFFEAPTGTQITDALNAAATVGDDHIQREAGAPVNPESWTHGSSEQRQRWFATGYDGGVNACDTFAVSGSRL
- the pip gene encoding prolyl aminopeptidase, whose translation is MSGGPAHLDGILYPPIEPYATGQLIVGDGNRVYWEESGNPDGKPVVFLHGGPGAGTSPWHRRFFDPERYRIVLFDQRGCGRSTPHASAPDADLRFNTTWHLVADIELLRRNLGIARWQVFGGSWGSALALAYAETHPERVTEVVLRGVFTLRPHELEWFYEGGAAAIFPDLWEDYLAPIPVLERSRMIEAYCRRLADPDPAVHVQAAKAWTRWEAATLTLTPDADLVSTMTDDVAATAFARIENHFFMHGGWFTDEQLIRGATALRDIPGVIVQGRYDVCTPVMTAWDLHRAWPEAELVIVDDAGHAASEPGIAAALRAATDRFARGDVPGPDDVTA
- a CDS encoding phytanoyl-CoA dioxygenase family protein, whose translation is MTDTSTLTTAAPTRSWHLTAEEIAFFDAHGYLVLRDRIPAPLLERLRAASDTWMAQGRALGPDHPDAGDYAWANRGGQKRMFRVDYLHNKGQSASLELLGSPAVLGIAESLAGENFVPTYESLVFKDAGDGAAIDWHQDAVHPRTHRIFNIDVYLDASRAGEGALRVAPGSHRAPVDVCQLREEYGWDAPGVIQVELNPGDVLVHDVMIVHGSEAVTGNRLRRTIYYEFRAAEQILSEGPWDAEWVDRRLRLVPLGLREHARQNPDAEAFDWRISPELAPAVSGDDDAELRIAHVVHSPGSYCSAGSVPFTP